In the Streptomyces fradiae ATCC 10745 = DSM 40063 genome, one interval contains:
- a CDS encoding NUDIX domain-containing protein — MTATRHPAPHVPPASGRPPAAARPPAPAAAARSRSGPAGPADPERGEGGGRVWLPPEKYAETVLKATAFACVYFTDEADRPLQVHATYSPDHPWQLVGGTMDPGERPWETAVRECREETGLTPAGPPRLLASVYGLPGAGWPYSTVGVVFDGGRLTSAQIGSVRLDPEEHDEVRVLPLAEWEALMPPRDFARLRAVARARRTGVAAYFDTWDWGDA, encoded by the coding sequence ATGACCGCCACCCGGCACCCCGCGCCGCACGTCCCGCCCGCGAGCGGCAGGCCCCCGGCCGCCGCCCGGCCACCCGCCCCGGCGGCCGCCGCGCGGTCGCGCTCCGGCCCGGCCGGGCCGGCGGACCCGGAGCGGGGCGAGGGCGGCGGCCGGGTGTGGCTGCCGCCCGAGAAGTACGCCGAGACGGTGCTGAAGGCCACCGCGTTCGCCTGCGTGTACTTCACCGACGAGGCCGACCGGCCGCTCCAGGTGCACGCCACCTACTCCCCCGACCACCCGTGGCAGTTGGTGGGCGGCACGATGGATCCGGGTGAGCGCCCCTGGGAGACGGCCGTCCGCGAGTGCCGCGAGGAGACCGGGCTGACCCCGGCCGGGCCGCCGCGGCTGCTCGCCTCCGTGTACGGGCTGCCCGGCGCCGGGTGGCCGTACAGCACGGTCGGCGTCGTCTTCGACGGCGGCCGGCTCACCTCGGCGCAGATCGGCTCCGTCAGGCTCGACCCGGAGGAGCACGACGAGGTGCGGGTCCTGCCGCTGGCCGAGTGGGAGGCGCTGATGCCGCCCCGCGACTTCGCCCGGCTGCGCGCGGTCGCGCGGGCCCGGCGCACCGGCGTCGCCGCCTACTTCGACACCTGGGACTGGGGCGACGCGTGA
- the asnB gene encoding asparagine synthase (glutamine-hydrolyzing), with translation MCGITGWVSFHGDARNQTPLIEAMTATLTPRGPDAGGVWVGEHAAIGHRRLAVIDIAGGVQPMPDRPDDPAVVLTYSGEVYNHHELRAELRGLGHSFRTRSDTEVVLRAYVQWGEAVAEHLEGMFAFAVWDEREQRLLLVRDRLGVKPLFWAAVDGGLAFASEPKALFAHPEIRPRVDADGLREAYGLLFNTGPTVWSGVREVEPGAVLVLDRGGVRERRYWQLEATAHRDDRDGTVERVRELLGSAARGQLEADVPLCSLMSGGIDSTVLTGLLAEELRHREGADARIRSYAVDYSDQAEEFTGDVLRTGHDTPYATEAGKFIGTDHSTVILDPRALLDPENRRAVVVARDSPIGVGDMDTSLYLLFGRIREHSTVALSGEAADEVFGGYPWFHNPRALAAQTFPWLLVTGDEAAMPMNPELNLGIAEFRADTYRTALNEVPHLDDETPEEHRQRVMQHVSLTRWLRQLLHRKDRLSMAQGLEVRVPYCDHRLVEYAFSTPWALKSFDGREKSLLRAAGAGYAPDSVLHRPKNHYPATHHPDYNRGLQDMARDALTDDRVRALADETQIKPCLDTAPDRLEWGHRLRLERVVDLALWLDHYRPELAL, from the coding sequence ATGTGCGGTATCACCGGCTGGGTGTCGTTCCACGGCGACGCCCGGAACCAGACCCCCCTGATCGAGGCGATGACCGCCACCCTCACCCCGCGCGGCCCGGACGCGGGCGGCGTGTGGGTCGGTGAGCACGCCGCGATCGGCCACCGGCGCCTCGCGGTCATCGACATAGCCGGCGGCGTCCAGCCCATGCCGGACCGCCCGGACGACCCGGCCGTGGTCCTCACGTACAGCGGCGAGGTCTACAACCACCACGAGCTCCGCGCCGAACTGCGCGGGCTGGGCCACTCGTTCCGCACCCGCAGCGACACCGAGGTGGTCCTGCGGGCCTACGTCCAGTGGGGCGAGGCGGTCGCCGAGCACCTGGAGGGCATGTTCGCCTTCGCCGTCTGGGACGAGCGCGAGCAGCGGCTGCTGCTGGTGCGCGACCGGCTGGGCGTCAAGCCGCTGTTCTGGGCCGCCGTCGACGGCGGCCTGGCCTTCGCGTCGGAGCCCAAGGCCCTCTTCGCGCACCCCGAGATCCGGCCGCGGGTCGACGCGGACGGCCTGCGCGAGGCGTACGGGCTGCTGTTCAACACCGGCCCGACGGTGTGGTCCGGCGTCCGCGAGGTGGAGCCCGGCGCGGTCCTGGTCCTCGACCGGGGCGGCGTCCGCGAGCGCCGGTACTGGCAGCTGGAGGCCACCGCGCACCGCGACGACCGGGACGGCACCGTGGAGCGGGTCCGCGAGCTGCTCGGGTCGGCCGCCCGCGGCCAGCTGGAGGCGGACGTGCCGCTGTGCAGCCTGATGTCCGGCGGCATCGACTCGACCGTCCTGACCGGGCTGCTCGCCGAGGAGCTGCGCCACCGCGAGGGCGCGGACGCCCGCATCCGCTCGTACGCGGTCGACTACAGCGACCAGGCCGAGGAGTTCACCGGCGACGTCCTGCGCACCGGCCACGACACCCCGTACGCCACGGAGGCGGGGAAGTTCATCGGCACGGACCACAGCACGGTCATCCTGGACCCGCGCGCCCTGCTCGACCCGGAGAACCGCAGGGCCGTCGTCGTGGCGCGGGACTCGCCGATCGGCGTCGGCGACATGGACACCTCGCTCTACCTGCTGTTCGGCAGGATCCGCGAGCACTCGACGGTCGCGCTGTCCGGCGAGGCGGCCGACGAGGTCTTCGGCGGCTACCCGTGGTTCCACAACCCCAGGGCGCTCGCCGCGCAGACCTTCCCGTGGCTGCTGGTCACGGGTGACGAGGCGGCGATGCCGATGAACCCGGAACTGAACCTCGGCATCGCGGAGTTCCGCGCCGACACGTACCGCACCGCGCTGAACGAGGTGCCCCACCTCGACGACGAGACGCCCGAGGAGCACCGGCAGCGCGTCATGCAGCACGTGTCGCTGACGCGGTGGCTGCGCCAGCTCCTGCACCGCAAGGACCGGCTCAGCATGGCGCAGGGCCTGGAGGTCCGCGTGCCGTACTGCGACCACCGGCTCGTCGAGTACGCCTTCTCCACCCCGTGGGCGCTCAAGAGCTTCGACGGCCGCGAGAAGAGCCTGCTGCGGGCCGCCGGGGCCGGGTACGCGCCCGACTCGGTGCTGCACCGGCCGAAGAACCACTACCCGGCCACCCACCACCCCGACTACAACCGGGGCCTGCAGGACATGGCGCGCGACGCGCTCACCGACGACCGGGTGCGGGCGCTCGCCGACGAGACGCAGATCAAGCCGTGCCTCGACACCGCGCCGGACCGGCTGGAGTGGGGCCACCGGCTGCGCCTGGAGCGCGTGGTCGACCTGGCGCTGTGGCTCGACCACTACCGGCCCGAACTGGCCCTCTGA